In a single window of the Catalinimonas alkaloidigena genome:
- a CDS encoding RagB/SusD family nutrient uptake outer membrane protein codes for MKKYWIVLGITTLLFSCESVLEKNDLDGLNEQVWEDPELATLYLNRLYGEILPGFGGMASMSDETDGATTYMYGRLTTSGAGIALLNDYTKIRNLNTLFVEMDRAPDYEEKGLIEGQAYFLRAWVYFNLVKQLGGVPIVLEPQDPGQPNELYVTRDPTAATFEQVFADLDRAAERLPAQWPASDAGRITRGAALALKGRALLYWASPQFNPGNDAQRWQAAYEANKQALTELEQANHGLFPDFANLWFTEVSDGNPEAIFVKRFQRPEITHGFEGTSRPRNLTEGSGNGNRPTWDLVQAFPMANGLPIDDPNSGYDEDYYWKNRDPRFYATIVYNGAVWELANAEGVQSGRQQWTYQGAETPVNSSSTGFFNRKAVNVMLTPALSKDSDMDWIEIRFAEVMMNFAEAANEVGQGEEALTQLKRLRERAGIEPGADGNYGLAAGMSRDELFEIIVQERQVEFAFEAKRYWDLRRWRMFDRLNGTRRKGLRTTLKSGITRSQFEAIRDTVDLDNNYTLYFEDQEYNLDTQQEIAIPDSYYFDPISPSDIQKNPELEQTIGWDGGTFDPLQ; via the coding sequence ATGAAAAAATACTGGATAGTGCTGGGAATCACCACGTTGCTCTTTAGTTGCGAGTCCGTGCTCGAAAAGAATGACTTGGACGGTCTGAACGAGCAGGTCTGGGAAGATCCTGAGCTGGCTACATTGTATCTGAACCGCCTGTACGGCGAAATTCTTCCAGGCTTTGGAGGAATGGCTTCTATGTCGGATGAGACAGATGGTGCCACTACCTACATGTACGGACGGCTGACCACCAGTGGGGCCGGGATTGCGCTCCTGAACGATTACACCAAAATCCGCAACCTGAACACCTTATTCGTAGAAATGGACAGGGCTCCCGATTACGAAGAAAAGGGTTTGATCGAAGGACAGGCCTACTTTCTTCGGGCCTGGGTGTATTTCAACCTGGTGAAACAACTGGGGGGCGTGCCGATCGTTCTGGAACCCCAAGATCCCGGTCAACCCAACGAACTGTACGTCACGCGCGATCCCACAGCGGCGACGTTTGAACAAGTTTTTGCGGATCTGGATCGGGCAGCTGAGCGCCTTCCTGCGCAATGGCCCGCTTCGGATGCAGGACGGATTACCCGTGGCGCGGCATTGGCTCTCAAAGGGCGTGCGTTGTTGTATTGGGCCAGCCCCCAGTTCAACCCTGGCAACGATGCGCAACGGTGGCAAGCGGCCTACGAAGCGAACAAGCAGGCGTTAACAGAGTTGGAGCAAGCAAACCATGGTCTCTTCCCCGATTTTGCCAACCTGTGGTTTACCGAGGTAAGCGACGGCAATCCGGAAGCTATTTTCGTGAAGCGCTTTCAGCGGCCCGAAATCACACATGGCTTCGAAGGCACTTCACGACCACGAAACTTAACTGAAGGAAGCGGCAATGGCAATCGACCGACGTGGGACTTGGTGCAAGCGTTCCCGATGGCCAACGGGTTGCCGATTGACGACCCCAATTCAGGTTACGACGAAGATTACTATTGGAAGAATCGTGATCCCCGTTTTTACGCGACCATCGTGTACAATGGAGCCGTATGGGAACTGGCCAATGCCGAAGGTGTACAGTCGGGGCGACAACAGTGGACCTATCAAGGGGCAGAGACGCCGGTCAACTCGTCGTCAACTGGCTTTTTCAACCGCAAAGCTGTGAATGTAATGCTGACACCAGCGCTATCCAAAGACAGTGATATGGACTGGATTGAAATACGCTTTGCAGAAGTGATGATGAATTTTGCCGAGGCCGCCAACGAGGTGGGACAGGGTGAAGAAGCCCTCACCCAGCTGAAGCGCCTGCGGGAACGTGCAGGGATCGAGCCAGGTGCTGACGGCAACTACGGTCTGGCGGCCGGAATGAGTCGCGATGAATTGTTCGAAATTATTGTGCAAGAGCGGCAGGTGGAGTTTGCGTTCGAAGCCAAGCGTTATTGGGACCTCCGTCGCTGGCGCATGTTCGATAGGCTCAATGGCACTCGACGGAAAGGGCTGCGCACCACCTTAAAAAGTGGCATTACCCGCAGCCAGTTCGAAGCCATTCGCGATACCGTTGATCTGGACAACAACTACACACTTTACTTCGAAGATCAGGAGTATAACCTAGATACACAGCAAGAGATCGCGATTCCGGACAGCTATTACTTTGATCCGATCAGTCCTAGCGACATCCAGAAGAATCCCGAACTGGAACAGACTATAGGATGGGACGGCGGAACGTTCGACCCTTTACAATGA